GGGCTTTCACCCGAGGACGAAGCAGATGTATGCGATATGTTCACAAACCGGCTAGATGAAAAAACTTTCGCTTCAATATCTGAAGAGTTGGTCAAGGCTTTAGGGTTCAATATATTAAAAAAGATAGAAACTGAATCATTCCTTGAATCTGAAGGTGTAGATTATATATGCTCAAGATCCAAAGAAAAAGATAGATACTACGTAGCCGTAAGAAGATGGGGTTCCAACGAAATAGGCAAAATAGCGATAGTTGATATAAACCAGAAGTCAATTGAGAATAATTGTGAGAAGGTTATGATAATTTCATCATCACCTCTCACTAACGAAGCACAAGATTATGTAGAAAAAAACAGTAGAATAGAATTCAAGACCTGCAAGGAGCTAGCCGGAATAATCAAGGCTGTTATCTCTTCTGTTTAATCCGTATTTTTCCATTTTTGATATTAATGTTTTTCTAGTAATTCCTAGTATTCTAGACGCTCTTGATTTGTTGCCGTTAACAAACTTTAAAGTTTCCTCAATAACATTCTTTTCAATCTCATCAAGACTTTTACCTATCTCTATAACTAGTATATGCTTTTGGGGATCAAGGAAGTTCTGTTTCCTATCATAATGTTGAACAGTAAATACCTTTGGTGCCATGAGTTTGGTTCTGTAATGTGGAGGAATACATTCAGATTGTAAATACTCCTTATTGCATATTATAACTGAACTCTCTATAAAGTTTTGTAATTCTCTTACATTTCCAGGCCATGAGTAGTTCATAATTATATCCATAAGTTCATTAGATATACCATTTATTTTCTTGTTATAAGTTTCCGAATATAGTGATAGAAAATAGTTTGCTAAAACTGGAATATCAACTTTTCTTTGCCTCAAAGGTGGTATATGTATAGTTATTATGTTTATTCTATAGAACAAATCCTCTCTGAAACTACCTTTTCTCACATCTTCCTCTAGGTTTCTGTTGGTTGCAGCAATAATCCTAACATTTACCTTTATATCCTCCTCACCACCAACTCTTTGAAACTCCTTCTCTTGTAGGACTCTAAGTAAAGCCACCTGTAATTTAGGAGATACTTCTCCTATCTCATCAAGGAATATTGTTCCACCATCTGCCAGTTCAAACCTACCCTTTCTCCTATTCACTGCACCTGTGAATGCACCTTTTTCATGCCCAAATAACTCAGCTTC
The Spirochaetota bacterium genome window above contains:
- a CDS encoding sigma-54 dependent transcriptional regulator, which codes for MPKETILVIDDEQKIREGIKTIFELEGYNVILASDGQEGVRRINTDKVDLVILDLKMPNMNGYEFLKIVSKTDPFLPVIILTAYGSVEEAVNLTKQGAFDYFLKPPDVDKLITSVEKALDIRKSLIEKNKQKSLLPKDYLDAIIGESEEIKQIKDLIRRVAGTDATVLITGESGTGKELIANAIHALSPRREGPFIKVNCGSIPETLLEAELFGHEKGAFTGAVNRRKGRFELADGGTIFLDEIGEVSPKLQVALLRVLQEKEFQRVGGEEDIKVNVRIIAATNRNLEEDVRKGSFREDLFYRINIITIHIPPLRQRKVDIPVLANYFLSLYSETYNKKINGISNELMDIIMNYSWPGNVRELQNFIESSVIICNKEYLQSECIPPHYRTKLMAPKVFTVQHYDRKQNFLDPQKHILVIEIGKSLDEIEKNVIEETLKFVNGNKSRASRILGITRKTLISKMEKYGLNRRDNSLDYSG